One Burkholderia thailandensis E264 genomic window carries:
- a CDS encoding type I polyketide synthase, protein MNTDNPCRAEPIAIVGMGCVFPGAVGPAAFLDLLRAGRVAVRELPPERWDAAALHDPDPDAPGRVLTRRAATIDGADLFDPDFFGLSRRDAREMDPRQRLMLKTAWWALEDAGMPGWGLGGRSVGVFLGASNGEFGGAHAQLSAIGASTAAGHATSVLANRLSYLLGLTGPSLVVDTACSSSLVAVHLACAALRAGECELAIAGGVSLMLRPDASVAFSRARMLAADGRSKPFSASADGYGRGEGAGAVVLKRLSDARRDGDRIVAVVLGSAVNHNGSSNGITAPSALAQEALIRRALEAAGVAPEQIDVVEAHGTGTLLGDPIEAKALGRVLGAVVGRAAALPVGSVKGNIGHLEAAAGVAGLIKLALALRHREVLASAGFDAPNPHIDFHAWNLTVPTALAPLPDRGRPPIGALSSFGFGGANCHLIAAAPPSDLLAPPDPPARHAGTKTGDPWLPLLVLSAASDEALNRLAAATAERVRGDPPGAWRLARASHAARSPLKQRLAVVAADAGALAAALDRAAAGGLEGVAARGAAPRRRPALAFLYAGQGAQFPGMAAGLLDGDTELRRTLEQACAITGLPIMDWLAAGDETIDRTDVTQPLMVALQVGLTRQWAAWGIEPDIVIGHSLGDYAGAVAAGALSFDAAMRVAALRGRLAATSARPGGMVAVAAARDAVAPHLAPGAAIAVDNGPAQLSVAGDAHALAETVRRLAAAGIATRALPVSAAFHSPAMEPMLDAFRAALADVAMQPLRLPMVCNRTGAVLPAGTVLDAEFWVRHLREPVRFADGVRALATEGIALGLEIGPQAMLSRLAPLSAPTLKVVPSLARGTRDRDALLAAAGALWVAGVTPDWRAIDGPGRVHAELPLYPFDDAPFPLLAEGTVVAGAAATTGAVATRDAQAEPPPVAAVLPATAAHERACDIGAKLRDAIAQALETSPDRIDPTVPFIEMGADSLVLMAAARKIEAAFGVRVPMRAFFDELSTMDALAAYLAAEAPQPPAEPGEPAGAASASSDVIAQVVREQLDLMRRQLDLIEGRRGAGERALPDGAARRPVAEIARAGGMRGAIRAAHPTRRADTARDALSPRRQAHLDRLIGDYTRRTAGSRALAARYRDVMADSRASAGFRPSIKAMLYPIVCRSAAGTTFEDVDGNRYLDISMGFGVHLFGHAPDFVAHALRESLSRGLRLGPQSDRAGKAAAAIARLSGQDRVAFVNSGTEAVMVALRLARTVTGRERVVIFRGAYHGHFDGVLADAADPDDPAAGGTPAVPGVARGAVADTLVFEYGDEACLDTLAALLGQVAAVLVEPVQSRRPDLQPAAFLRRLRALTEQAGALLIFDELITGFRIAAGGAQAHFGVKADLVAYGKILGGGLPIGALAGRADVMAAVDGGAWRYGDDSAPVAETTLFAGTFNKNPLSIDACVAVLTEIERRGDALYAQLNDRAARLHARLAQALAGTPIGIARFGSVFRFVFERNLDLFFYHLLLRGIYVWEGRTCFLSAAHTEADCDRLVAAVSDTVAALRDGGMLDERHGGAAIGAADGIDAAGTAVEAAGDAGALPMIRAQRQLAALAEMDPAGAVAYALPLLLDLDGPLDANRLRDAVERAAARHDGLWAAMDPVSGTLRMMPPGRLALAARAIDAAELDAEVRRGMAVPFDLKTPPLLRATLFEIADGAHALLLVGHHAALDGFSLQVLAADIAACYGGAPLPHAPSLRRVLASHRDAERDGRWAAARDWWRARLQDAPLGLDLDLAAPRPSVRAFRGAREVRRVDAPLARALRARAAAERTSLLAVLLTGFAWLLARHGALDVVIGVPYAGRAAAGDGAERVVGYCAHLLPIRLRIDAVDSACALLAHTRAAVTEALEHADYPFAHIVDDLALKRDPARPLLVPATFNLDRVPPALDFGERVAARLRSPAVGAGRFDLACNVADGGDALMVELDHDEALFGDGRAQRLADEYLQLLGRIAQGGEQPLRDGAEHVARWATVVAAGRAEPLAARWRRHLERAPQHVAVAVDGDARLTRAELDRWSDAAADAIDGAGAAHGPVALLLPRTEALPVAMLACWKAARAWMPIDPATPAERIADMIRRAGCALVLRDAAADADPTLAHGCATLDLPSRAQATRRDARRAWPAPNPEDVAYVLFTSGSTGRPKPVAVPHRAVEWYVQGLLNRLGLPPGLACGLVSTVAADLGLTATLPALFDGGCLCVQSDAAARDPLLLAAVHRKRPVDLLKIVPSHLEALLAGAPDPQLLPRRVLVLGGERARPGLLSRLAECAPPGLRVMNHYGPTETTVGVATGEWTRGAGELRLDAPLAGAALVLLDAGGRPAPAGVCAQLHVGGPQVALGYPGCPDETGARFRPQPSSGVDGPLYATGDLARLNADGTLTIVGRTDDQTKIRGYRVEPGEVAAALEALPGVVSAAVVAADHPARGTVLVAYVVGDGAPGDPASLARALHGRLPDYMVPAQVVRCGRLPLSANGKLDRGALPAPDWSAGAAEAPVSASCDADRVQAALVALWRELFGRADIGVHDEFFALGGDSILGIRMVARLHRDGWRLQASDLYRHPTIAALAPLIRPVDTQAEQGVLSGPVPLLPAQRRWLEIGAGWRAHANLSLLLELDVAVTPDRVADAFVRLMHQHDGLRLRANAGGGEPAQIYGPVAPPPLHRVDAAHATPDALTRLQALADPAVSPLVLGWLDGAPPRLLIVMHHWIADAVSCAILLDDLARLLRDPGAPLGPKTPSLRQWAQTLAERAASPDALAQLEYWTLSTSLPPPALPVKAGGGGGAPASAGLTLSGDETREVIAGPAAQAGAETEDLLLAALTLALGGRTGEPLLYVELEGHGRTPPHGLPEPARTIGWLTARHPAWFDLTGVPEAAAAAAVRAQRLSIPNRGADYGALRHLGPDDARNALAAGHRPAVSLNWLGQLTGIAHAPFRVISWRPGCPLRGAERAADLPQPHALAVEAMLIDGCLRIEFIYDVARFDAAAIDALAADCAASLLRLARESAAPPAAPAASAPPPDPRGELDADDLAALAANR, encoded by the coding sequence ATGAACACGGACAACCCTTGTCGGGCGGAACCGATCGCGATCGTCGGGATGGGCTGCGTCTTTCCGGGCGCCGTCGGGCCGGCGGCGTTTCTCGACCTGCTGCGCGCGGGCCGCGTCGCGGTGCGCGAACTGCCGCCCGAGCGCTGGGACGCGGCCGCGCTGCACGATCCGGACCCGGACGCGCCAGGCCGCGTCCTGACGCGCCGGGCCGCGACGATCGACGGCGCGGACCTCTTCGATCCCGATTTCTTCGGCCTGTCCCGGCGCGATGCGCGCGAAATGGACCCGCGTCAGCGGCTGATGCTGAAGACCGCCTGGTGGGCGCTGGAGGATGCCGGCATGCCCGGCTGGGGATTGGGCGGGCGATCCGTCGGCGTCTTTCTCGGCGCGAGCAACGGCGAATTCGGCGGCGCGCATGCGCAACTGTCGGCGATCGGCGCGTCGACCGCGGCGGGGCACGCGACGAGCGTGCTCGCCAATCGCCTCTCGTATCTGCTCGGCTTGACGGGGCCGAGCCTCGTCGTGGATACCGCATGCTCGTCGTCGCTCGTCGCGGTCCATCTGGCTTGCGCGGCGCTGCGCGCAGGCGAGTGCGAGCTGGCGATCGCGGGCGGCGTGTCGCTGATGTTGCGCCCCGATGCGTCCGTCGCGTTTTCCCGCGCGCGCATGCTCGCCGCCGACGGGCGATCCAAGCCGTTTTCCGCCTCCGCCGACGGATACGGTCGAGGCGAGGGCGCGGGCGCCGTCGTGCTCAAGCGCCTGTCGGACGCACGCCGGGACGGCGACCGGATCGTCGCGGTCGTGCTCGGCTCGGCCGTCAATCACAACGGTTCGTCGAACGGGATCACCGCGCCGAGCGCGCTCGCGCAGGAGGCGCTGATCCGGCGGGCGCTCGAGGCGGCCGGCGTCGCGCCGGAGCAGATCGACGTCGTCGAGGCGCACGGCACGGGCACGCTGCTCGGCGATCCGATCGAGGCGAAGGCGCTCGGCCGCGTGCTGGGCGCGGTCGTCGGGCGCGCGGCAGCGCTGCCCGTCGGCTCGGTCAAGGGCAACATCGGGCATCTGGAAGCCGCGGCGGGCGTGGCCGGGCTCATCAAGCTGGCGCTTGCGCTGCGGCATCGCGAAGTCCTCGCGAGCGCCGGATTCGACGCGCCGAATCCGCACATCGATTTCCATGCATGGAATCTCACGGTGCCGACCGCGCTCGCACCGCTGCCCGATCGCGGGCGGCCGCCGATCGGCGCGCTCAGCTCGTTCGGCTTCGGCGGCGCGAATTGCCATCTGATCGCCGCCGCGCCGCCGTCCGATTTGCTCGCCCCGCCTGATCCGCCCGCCCGGCATGCCGGCACGAAAACGGGCGATCCGTGGCTGCCGTTGCTCGTACTGTCGGCGGCGAGCGACGAAGCGCTGAACCGGCTCGCCGCGGCGACGGCCGAGCGCGTGCGCGGCGATCCGCCCGGCGCGTGGCGTCTCGCGCGAGCGTCGCACGCGGCGCGCAGCCCGCTGAAGCAGCGGCTCGCGGTGGTCGCGGCGGACGCGGGCGCATTGGCCGCCGCACTCGATCGTGCCGCCGCGGGCGGTCTGGAGGGCGTCGCCGCGAGAGGCGCCGCGCCGCGGCGCCGGCCGGCGCTCGCGTTTCTTTACGCCGGCCAGGGCGCGCAATTTCCCGGCATGGCGGCCGGCCTGCTCGACGGCGATACCGAATTGCGCCGAACGCTCGAGCAAGCGTGCGCGATCACCGGGTTGCCGATCATGGATTGGCTCGCGGCCGGCGACGAAACGATCGACCGCACCGACGTGACCCAGCCGCTGATGGTCGCGCTGCAGGTGGGCTTGACGCGCCAGTGGGCGGCCTGGGGCATCGAGCCCGACATCGTGATCGGCCATAGCCTCGGCGATTACGCGGGCGCGGTCGCCGCGGGCGCGCTGTCGTTCGACGCGGCGATGCGCGTGGCCGCGCTGCGCGGCCGGCTGGCGGCGACTTCGGCCCGGCCGGGCGGCATGGTCGCGGTCGCGGCCGCGCGCGATGCGGTGGCGCCGCACCTCGCGCCCGGCGCGGCGATCGCGGTCGACAACGGTCCCGCGCAACTGTCGGTCGCGGGCGACGCGCACGCGCTTGCGGAAACGGTGCGGCGGCTGGCGGCGGCCGGGATCGCCACGCGAGCGTTGCCCGTGTCGGCCGCGTTCCATTCGCCCGCGATGGAGCCGATGCTCGACGCGTTTCGCGCGGCGCTCGCCGACGTGGCGATGCAGCCGCTGCGCCTGCCGATGGTCTGTAACCGGACGGGCGCGGTCCTGCCGGCCGGCACGGTGCTGGACGCCGAATTCTGGGTGCGGCATCTGCGCGAGCCCGTGCGCTTCGCGGACGGCGTGCGCGCGCTCGCTACGGAGGGCATCGCGCTCGGGCTGGAGATCGGGCCGCAGGCGATGCTGAGCCGGCTCGCGCCGCTGTCCGCGCCGACGCTGAAGGTCGTGCCGTCGCTCGCGCGCGGGACGCGGGATCGCGACGCGCTGCTCGCCGCGGCGGGCGCGCTGTGGGTGGCGGGCGTGACGCCGGACTGGCGCGCGATCGACGGGCCCGGCCGCGTGCACGCCGAGCTGCCGCTCTATCCGTTCGACGACGCGCCGTTTCCGCTGCTCGCGGAAGGCACGGTCGTCGCGGGCGCGGCCGCGACGACGGGCGCCGTCGCGACGCGCGACGCGCAGGCCGAGCCGCCGCCGGTCGCGGCGGTCTTGCCGGCCACGGCGGCGCATGAGCGCGCGTGCGACATCGGCGCGAAGCTGCGCGACGCGATCGCGCAGGCGCTCGAAACGTCGCCGGACCGTATCGATCCGACGGTGCCGTTCATCGAGATGGGCGCGGACAGTCTCGTCCTGATGGCTGCGGCGAGGAAAATCGAGGCCGCGTTCGGCGTGCGCGTTCCAATGCGTGCGTTCTTCGACGAACTGTCGACGATGGATGCGCTCGCCGCGTATCTGGCCGCCGAGGCGCCGCAGCCGCCGGCGGAGCCGGGCGAGCCGGCGGGGGCCGCGAGTGCGTCGTCCGATGTGATCGCGCAGGTGGTGCGCGAGCAACTGGACCTGATGCGCCGGCAACTGGATCTGATCGAGGGCCGCCGCGGCGCGGGCGAGCGTGCGCTGCCGGACGGCGCGGCGCGGCGGCCTGTCGCCGAAATCGCGCGCGCGGGCGGCATGCGCGGTGCGATCCGCGCCGCGCATCCGACGCGTCGCGCGGATACGGCGCGCGACGCGCTGTCGCCCCGTCGGCAGGCGCACCTCGACAGACTGATCGGCGACTACACGCGCCGCACCGCGGGCTCCCGCGCGCTTGCCGCGCGCTATCGCGACGTGATGGCCGACAGCCGCGCGAGCGCTGGCTTTCGGCCGTCGATCAAGGCGATGCTGTATCCGATCGTCTGCCGCTCGGCGGCGGGCACGACGTTCGAGGACGTCGACGGCAACCGCTATCTCGACATCTCGATGGGCTTCGGCGTGCACCTGTTCGGGCATGCGCCCGACTTCGTCGCGCACGCGCTGCGCGAGAGCCTGTCGCGCGGGCTGCGGCTCGGCCCGCAATCGGACCGCGCCGGCAAGGCGGCGGCCGCCATCGCGCGGCTGTCCGGGCAGGACCGGGTCGCGTTCGTGAACTCGGGCACCGAAGCGGTGATGGTCGCGCTGCGGCTCGCCCGCACGGTCACCGGACGGGAGCGCGTCGTGATCTTCCGCGGCGCGTATCACGGCCATTTCGACGGCGTACTCGCGGACGCGGCCGACCCGGACGATCCCGCCGCAGGCGGCACGCCGGCCGTGCCCGGCGTCGCGCGCGGCGCGGTCGCCGACACGCTGGTGTTCGAATACGGCGACGAGGCGTGCCTCGACACGCTCGCCGCGCTGCTCGGGCAGGTGGCGGCCGTGCTCGTCGAGCCGGTGCAGAGCCGGCGGCCCGACCTGCAGCCGGCGGCGTTCTTGCGCCGCCTGCGCGCGCTGACCGAGCAGGCGGGCGCGCTGCTGATCTTCGACGAGCTGATCACCGGCTTCCGGATCGCGGCGGGCGGCGCGCAGGCGCACTTCGGCGTGAAGGCGGACCTGGTCGCGTACGGCAAGATCCTGGGCGGCGGCTTGCCGATCGGCGCGCTCGCCGGCCGCGCGGACGTGATGGCGGCCGTGGACGGCGGCGCGTGGCGCTATGGCGACGACAGCGCGCCCGTTGCCGAGACGACGCTGTTCGCGGGCACCTTCAACAAGAATCCGCTGTCGATCGACGCGTGCGTGGCCGTGCTGACGGAGATCGAGCGGCGAGGCGACGCGCTGTACGCGCAACTGAACGACCGGGCCGCGCGCCTGCATGCGCGCCTCGCGCAGGCGCTCGCCGGCACGCCGATCGGAATCGCGCGCTTCGGCTCCGTGTTCCGCTTCGTGTTCGAGCGCAATCTCGATCTGTTCTTCTATCACCTGCTGCTGCGCGGCATCTATGTGTGGGAGGGGCGAACCTGCTTCCTGTCGGCCGCGCATACCGAGGCCGACTGCGACCGGCTGGTGGCGGCGGTCTCCGACACCGTCGCCGCGCTGCGGGACGGCGGCATGCTCGACGAGCGCCACGGCGGCGCCGCGATCGGCGCGGCCGATGGGATCGACGCGGCCGGCACGGCTGTTGAGGCGGCGGGCGATGCCGGCGCGCTGCCGATGATTCGCGCGCAGCGCCAGCTCGCGGCGCTCGCGGAAATGGACCCGGCGGGCGCCGTCGCGTACGCGTTGCCGCTGCTGCTGGATCTGGACGGGCCGCTCGATGCGAACCGGCTGCGGGACGCCGTCGAGCGGGCGGCCGCGCGGCACGACGGCTTGTGGGCGGCGATGGACCCCGTGTCCGGCACGCTGCGCATGATGCCGCCGGGCCGGCTGGCGCTGGCGGCGCGAGCGATCGACGCGGCGGAGCTGGACGCCGAGGTGCGCCGGGGGATGGCCGTGCCGTTCGATCTGAAAACGCCCCCGTTGCTGCGGGCGACGCTGTTCGAGATCGCGGACGGCGCGCATGCGCTGCTGCTCGTCGGCCATCACGCGGCGCTCGACGGCTTTTCGCTGCAGGTGCTGGCCGCCGACATCGCGGCGTGCTACGGCGGCGCGCCGCTGCCGCATGCACCATCGCTGCGCCGCGTGCTTGCCTCGCACCGGGACGCCGAGCGCGACGGCCGCTGGGCGGCCGCGCGCGACTGGTGGCGCGCGCGGCTGCAGGACGCGCCGCTCGGGCTCGATCTCGACCTCGCCGCGCCGCGCCCGTCCGTGCGCGCGTTCCGGGGCGCGCGCGAGGTGCGGCGCGTCGATGCGCCGTTGGCCCGCGCGTTGCGCGCGCGCGCGGCCGCCGAGCGGACATCGCTGCTCGCCGTGCTGCTGACGGGCTTCGCATGGCTGCTCGCGCGGCACGGCGCGCTCGACGTCGTGATCGGCGTGCCGTACGCCGGGCGGGCGGCGGCGGGAGACGGCGCGGAGCGCGTCGTCGGTTATTGCGCGCATCTGCTGCCGATCCGGCTGCGCATCGACGCCGTCGACAGCGCGTGTGCGCTGCTCGCGCACACGCGCGCCGCCGTGACGGAGGCGCTTGAGCACGCCGACTATCCGTTCGCGCACATCGTCGACGATCTCGCGCTGAAGCGGGACCCGGCGCGTCCGCTGCTCGTGCCGGCGACGTTCAACCTCGACCGCGTGCCGCCGGCGCTCGATTTCGGCGAACGCGTCGCGGCGCGCCTGCGCTCGCCCGCCGTCGGCGCGGGCCGGTTCGATCTCGCGTGCAACGTGGCCGACGGCGGCGACGCGCTGATGGTCGAACTCGACCATGACGAAGCGCTGTTCGGCGACGGGCGCGCGCAGCGCCTCGCCGACGAGTATCTGCAACTGCTCGGCCGCATCGCGCAGGGCGGCGAGCAGCCGTTGCGCGACGGCGCCGAGCATGTCGCGCGCTGGGCCACCGTCGTCGCGGCCGGGCGCGCCGAGCCGCTCGCCGCGCGCTGGCGCCGGCACCTCGAGCGTGCGCCGCAGCACGTCGCGGTGGCGGTGGACGGCGACGCGCGCCTGACCCGCGCCGAGCTCGACCGCTGGTCCGACGCCGCCGCTGATGCGATCGACGGCGCGGGCGCGGCGCATGGGCCCGTCGCGCTCTTGCTGCCCCGGACCGAGGCGCTGCCCGTCGCGATGCTCGCGTGCTGGAAGGCCGCGCGCGCGTGGATGCCGATCGATCCCGCGACGCCCGCCGAACGAATCGCGGACATGATCCGCCGCGCGGGCTGCGCGCTCGTCTTGCGCGATGCGGCTGCGGACGCGGACCCGACGCTCGCGCACGGTTGCGCGACGCTCGATCTTCCGTCTCGCGCGCAGGCGACTCGCCGCGACGCGCGGCGCGCGTGGCCGGCGCCGAATCCCGAGGACGTCGCCTACGTGCTCTTCACGTCCGGTTCGACAGGCAGGCCGAAGCCGGTCGCCGTGCCGCATCGGGCGGTCGAATGGTATGTGCAGGGCCTGCTGAACCGGCTCGGATTGCCGCCCGGGCTCGCGTGCGGGCTGGTCTCGACCGTCGCGGCCGACCTCGGCCTGACGGCGACGCTGCCCGCGCTGTTCGACGGCGGCTGCCTGTGCGTGCAGTCGGACGCCGCGGCGCGCGATCCGCTGTTGCTCGCCGCCGTTCATCGCAAGCGCCCGGTCGATTTGCTGAAGATCGTGCCGTCGCATCTGGAGGCGCTGCTCGCCGGCGCGCCCGATCCGCAGCTGCTGCCGCGCCGCGTGCTCGTGCTGGGCGGCGAGCGGGCCCGGCCCGGCCTGTTGAGCCGGCTCGCCGAGTGCGCGCCGCCTGGGCTGCGCGTGATGAACCATTACGGGCCGACGGAGACGACCGTCGGCGTCGCGACGGGCGAGTGGACGCGCGGCGCCGGCGAGCTGCGGCTCGACGCGCCGCTCGCCGGCGCGGCGCTCGTCCTGCTGGACGCCGGCGGCCGGCCGGCGCCCGCCGGCGTGTGCGCGCAACTGCACGTCGGCGGCCCGCAGGTGGCGCTCGGCTATCCGGGCTGTCCGGACGAGACCGGCGCGCGCTTCCGGCCGCAGCCGTCGAGCGGCGTCGACGGGCCGCTCTATGCGACGGGCGACCTGGCCCGGCTGAACGCGGACGGCACGCTGACGATCGTCGGGCGGACCGACGACCAAACGAAGATCCGCGGATACCGGGTGGAGCCGGGCGAGGTCGCGGCGGCGCTCGAAGCGTTGCCCGGCGTGGTTTCGGCCGCGGTGGTCGCCGCCGATCATCCGGCGCGCGGCACGGTGCTGGTCGCCTACGTGGTGGGCGACGGCGCGCCAGGCGATCCGGCGTCGCTCGCCCGCGCGCTGCACGGCCGTTTGCCCGACTACATGGTGCCCGCGCAGGTCGTCCGGTGCGGCCGTCTGCCGCTGAGCGCCAACGGCAAGCTCGATCGCGGCGCACTGCCCGCGCCCGACTGGTCGGCGGGCGCGGCCGAAGCGCCGGTGTCCGCCTCGTGCGACGCCGACCGCGTTCAGGCGGCGCTCGTCGCGCTCTGGCGCGAACTGTTCGGCCGGGCCGACATCGGCGTGCACGACGAATTCTTCGCGCTCGGCGGCGACAGCATCCTCGGCATCCGGATGGTCGCGAGGCTGCATCGGGACGGATGGCGCCTGCAGGCGAGCGATCTCTATCGGCATCCGACGATCGCGGCGCTCGCGCCGTTGATCCGTCCCGTCGACACGCAAGCCGAGCAGGGCGTGCTGAGCGGGCCGGTGCCGCTGCTGCCCGCGCAACGGCGCTGGCTGGAGATCGGCGCGGGCTGGCGGGCGCACGCGAATCTGTCGCTGCTGCTGGAGCTCGACGTCGCGGTCACGCCGGATCGCGTGGCCGACGCGTTCGTTCGGCTGATGCATCAGCATGACGGGCTGCGCCTGCGCGCGAACGCCGGCGGCGGCGAGCCCGCGCAGATTTACGGTCCGGTCGCGCCGCCGCCGCTGCATCGCGTCGACGCCGCGCACGCGACGCCCGACGCGCTGACCAGGCTGCAGGCGCTCGCGGACCCGGCCGTCTCGCCGCTCGTGCTCGGCTGGCTGGACGGCGCGCCGCCGCGCCTGCTGATCGTCATGCATCACTGGATCGCGGACGCGGTGTCGTGCGCGATCCTGCTGGACGATCTCGCCCGGCTGCTGCGCGATCCCGGCGCGCCGCTCGGCCCGAAGACGCCTTCGCTGCGGCAATGGGCGCAGACGCTCGCCGAGCGGGCCGCGTCGCCGGATGCGCTCGCGCAGCTCGAATACTGGACGCTGAGCACGAGCCTGCCGCCGCCGGCGCTGCCGGTGAAGGCGGGCGGCGGCGGCGGAGCGCCGGCGTCGGCCGGGCTGACGCTGTCCGGGGACGAGACGCGCGAGGTCATCGCCGGCCCGGCCGCGCAGGCGGGCGCGGAAACGGAGGACTTGCTGCTCGCGGCGCTCACGCTCGCGCTCGGCGGCCGCACCGGCGAGCCGCTGCTGTACGTCGAGCTGGAGGGGCACGGACGCACGCCGCCGCACGGGCTGCCCGAGCCCGCGCGCACGATCGGCTGGCTCACGGCGCGCCATCCTGCGTGGTTCGATCTGACGGGCGTGCCGGAAGCCGCCGCGGCCGCAGCGGTGCGCGCGCAGCGCCTGTCGATTCCGAATCGCGGCGCGGACTACGGCGCGCTGCGCCATCTCGGCCCCGACGACGCGCGCAACGCACTGGCGGCGGGCCACCGGCCGGCCGTCAGCCTCAACTGGCTCGGCCAGTTGACGGGCATCGCGCACGCGCCGTTCCGGGTGATCTCGTGGCGGCCGGGCTGTCCGCTGCGCGGCGCGGAGCGTGCGGCCGATCTGCCGCAGCCGCACGCGCTCGCCGTCGAGGCGATGCTGATCGACGGATGCCTGCGGATCGAATTCATCTACGACGTCGCGCGCTTCGACGCCGCCGCGATCGACGCGCTCGCGGCCGACTGCGCGGCGTCGCTGCTGCGCCTGGCGCGCGAGTCCGCCGCGCCGCCCGCCGCCCCGGCGGCGTCCGCGCCGCCGCCCGATCCGCGCGGCGAGCTGGATGCGGACGATCTGGCCGCGCTGGCCGCGAACCGTTGA
- a CDS encoding TauD/TfdA family dioxygenase — protein MHASSTPLKLARRQTINVTADSMVRARPLFADGALPLVVEPELAGVDAAAWIERHGDTLTAWLARHGAILFRGFGIADEAAFHRAVAATGVRLMSYIEKATPREHLGQHIYTSTYFPQEYPIALHNELSYVKAWPGRIFFCCTVPSETGGATPLADVRRVLGRIDPAVRDEFRRRGWQLSRCFGSGMGPSWRHAYAVETVDELERYLRAMDVSWQWLPNGWLRTRQIRPAIHAHPRTGDALWFNHVAFWHGSSLHEPVRRRFEADFGIESLPYNTCYGDGGTIPDDVAAHLRDAYACETVAFPWQKGDFLMADNMLVAHGRAPFTGERRVLAAMGDAVELDAREMAALKERLA, from the coding sequence ATGCACGCTTCATCGACGCCCCTGAAGCTGGCCCGGCGCCAGACGATCAACGTGACGGCCGACAGCATGGTCCGGGCGCGGCCGCTGTTCGCCGACGGCGCGCTGCCGCTCGTCGTGGAGCCGGAGCTGGCGGGCGTGGACGCGGCCGCATGGATCGAGCGGCACGGCGACACACTGACCGCCTGGCTCGCGCGGCACGGCGCGATCCTGTTTCGCGGCTTCGGCATCGCGGACGAAGCGGCGTTTCACCGCGCGGTCGCGGCGACCGGCGTGCGCCTGATGAGCTACATCGAGAAGGCGACGCCGCGCGAGCATCTCGGGCAGCACATCTACACGTCGACGTATTTCCCGCAGGAATACCCGATCGCGCTGCACAACGAGCTGTCGTACGTGAAGGCGTGGCCCGGCCGGATCTTCTTCTGCTGCACGGTGCCGTCCGAGACGGGCGGCGCGACGCCGCTCGCGGACGTGCGCCGCGTGCTCGGGCGCATCGATCCCGCGGTGCGCGACGAATTCCGCCGCCGCGGCTGGCAGCTCTCGCGCTGTTTCGGCTCGGGAATGGGGCCGAGCTGGCGGCACGCGTATGCGGTCGAGACGGTCGACGAGCTCGAGCGCTATCTGCGCGCGATGGACGTGTCGTGGCAATGGCTGCCGAACGGCTGGCTGCGCACGCGCCAGATCCGGCCGGCGATCCACGCGCATCCGCGCACGGGCGACGCGCTGTGGTTCAACCACGTCGCGTTCTGGCACGGATCGAGCCTGCACGAGCCGGTGCGCCGCCGCTTCGAGGCGGACTTCGGCATCGAGAGCCTGCCGTACAACACCTGCTACGGCGACGGCGGGACGATCCCCGACGACGTCGCCGCGCACCTGCGCGACGCATACGCGTGCGAGACGGTGGCGTTCCCGTGGCAAAAGGGCGATTTCCTGATGGCGGACAACATGCTCGTCGCGCACGGCCGCGCGCCGTTCACCGGCGAGCGCCGCGTGCTCGCCGCGATGGGCGACGCGGTCGAGCTGGACGCGCGCGAGATGGCCGCGCTCAAGGAGCGCCTTGCATGA